The genomic interval ATGAGGGGATTCTATGAGCAAAGTTTCCAGTCGAtgatattgagagtcagttaatGGGTCTGTTGCATGTGAATAATGGCCTTTACTTGATATTTCACTCACTATACCTTGACCCAACTTCTTTTTATCAAGAAGAAATATGCTAAATAGTGTCAGGTTCAAAGCCATTTTGTTATGTAATTTATTATTCATGACATCCATGAATAAATTGTAGTCTGCAAATCAAAGTGAAGTTGAGTTTGTATAAGCAAGTCTGTTTCAGAACATAGCTGCAGACAGACACCAACATGCTGTCTGTGCCTACTGTTATAATGTAACAAAGAACATGCTGTGTGTGCCTACTCTTACAATGTAACAGAGGAAGGCACTGATATAAAAAGTATGGATCACTCACAAAGCCTAAGATTCTCATGGTCTAAGActtttgttaaatatattatgTCATTTTCTCTAGGCTAGAATCAAGGTGATAACTGTGCTAAATATGACAAGAAATTACTGTGGTCCCTTATTTCATTCATCCTTCCTATCATGAACTACTGTTGTTCAAATGACTCAGCTCAGAGATGAATGAAACTGTGTGAAAGGAAGACCAAGTAATTTGTcaaagagaagatgaaaaagTTGATTATAACTAATTTGTCAAGCTTGTTTTCATTCAGTAGATTCTATTTCCaggaaaatattttgtctttaggAAATAATTGCCCTTGATTCTGACATgttctaatattttaaatgttacaaGTACTAAAAAAAATATTAGGTAGCCTTGTTTATGttacaaattattatttattataaaagatGATTTTACTACAATTTACTATTGAATAAAGTTGTGATATTACACAAGTGCAAATAATTATTCATGTCTTGACTGTTATAATCCTCAGAGAGCAGAGTAACTTCACCAAACAGGAAATATGACGCATTCTCTCATGTTGGCTTCAAGTAACATCTCTTCCCACTCTACATTTTTCATCTTGCTTGGAATCCCAGGACTGGAGAATTATCAATTCTGGGTTGCCTTTCCATTCTGTGTCATGTATGTTGTGGCAGTGACTGGAAATATCACCATTCTACACATAATCCGAATTGACCATACGCTGCATGATCCCATGTACCTCTTCCTGGCCATGCTGGCTACTACTGATCTAGTCCTGTCCTCCTCCACACAACCTAAAATGCTGGCAATACTCTGGTTTCATGATCATGAGATTGAATATCATGCCTGCCTCATCCAGGTGTTCTTCATACATGCCTTTTCTTCTGTGGAGTCTGGGGTGCTCATGGCCATGGCCTTGGACCGCTATGTGGCTATCTGCTTCCCACTCCGACATTCCAGCATCCTGACCACATCCGTAGTCATCAAACTGGGGGCAGCTGTAATGGTGAGAGGGCTGCTGTGGGTGAGTCCCTTCTGCTTCATGatctccaggatgcccttctgccccaaCAAGGTCATTCCCCAGTCCTACTGTGAGCACATGGCTGTGCTCAAGTTGGTATGTGCTGATACCAGAGCCAATCGTGCATATGGACTTTTTGTGGCTTTCTCTGTGGTTGGCTTTGACATAATTGTCATCAGTGTATCTTATGTGATGATTCTTAGAGCTGTGCTGAGGTTGCCCTCGGGTGAAGCTCGCCTCAAAGCTTTTGGTACATGTGCTTCTCATATTGGTGTCATCTTAACCTTATATATCCCAGCCCTTTTCACATTCCTCACCCACCGCTTTGGCCACCATGTGCCCCGAGTTGTGCACATCATGTTTGCCAATGTCTATCTTCTAGTCCCTCCCATGCTCAATCCTATCATATATGGAGTTAGAACCAAACAGATCCGGGACAGGGTTACCAGAGGGTTTTGTGGGAAAAGGTCATGAACCAGGGACCCTAGCTATCATGCCTTCATTTACCCACAACTAACATTGCCACAGATGGAAAACAGTTCACAGGCTTTTTACTTAACATCACAAGGTCATCCCTGTGAGAACAGCTAGCCTACAGGCTGAAAACCTTCTAGAACAATAAAGAATGAATTTCATGGTACCCACAGCCAGAGATCTGAGAGATATGGTATATAATACAGACTTACCTGATGTATTCCTCATGAAAGATAAAAGTTTATTACCAAATTCATTTACAAATTCATCCATGTTGTTGACTTCCAAATCTGGAGACTTTTCATCGATTAAATCAGTAAATACTTTATCTGATTGTCATGATTCAAATAGAAGCtcacacaattttaaataaatctagACATTTTATCAAAcagttaaaaatatacatatttcttcAATCTGGAGCCTCtaccaaaaatattattttataaatagacacatgtttaaagttatttttaaaacctgatcTATAAAATCAACAGAAGTCATACAGATCATCCTATAGGAATTGAGTGTCATGGCACATGACAAAAATTACAGCAAtagggaatctgaggcaggagcacTGTGAATTTGAGACTAGACTAGActgtataaaattttttttatcctaataaaataaaatgaaagaagagaggaaggtgtgagggaggaagagaaggaaaaaggggaaatggaagaaagaaagactgagaaggaaagaagaaaatgaaagtaggaaggagggggagaagaaaataaatgaagaaatgtgaTTGAGCACCAAGTGCCATTTTATGTGTAGAAAGATGTGATGAATTATcgctatgtttttaaatttaaagaaaataaatttagctTCCATCATTCATCATACTAACTATAAAATGAGGTGTGAAATAGAGTACTTGGCATTTACATAGACATGAACTTTGAGAGTTCTCAAAGAATAGGGAAACGATTTCAGACAAAGTTCCAGCTGTGCCCAATACAGCTTATTTAATAAAGACTCTTAAATGCTAAGAATACTGACTGTGGTTAATAAGGCTTCACGTCTTCTAGTTTTTCACAATAGTATTTTTCA from Arvicanthis niloticus isolate mArvNil1 chromosome 1, mArvNil1.pat.X, whole genome shotgun sequence carries:
- the LOC117723599 gene encoding olfactory receptor 52R1-like: MTHSLMLASSNISSHSTFFILLGIPGLENYQFWVAFPFCVMYVVAVTGNITILHIIRIDHTLHDPMYLFLAMLATTDLVLSSSTQPKMLAILWFHDHEIEYHACLIQVFFIHAFSSVESGVLMAMALDRYVAICFPLRHSSILTTSVVIKLGAAVMVRGLLWVSPFCFMISRMPFCPNKVIPQSYCEHMAVLKLVCADTRANRAYGLFVAFSVVGFDIIVISVSYVMILRAVLRLPSGEARLKAFGTCASHIGVILTLYIPALFTFLTHRFGHHVPRVVHIMFANVYLLVPPMLNPIIYGVRTKQIRDRVTRGFCGKRS